A region of Acetomicrobium sp. S15 = DSM 107314 DNA encodes the following proteins:
- the cas4 gene encoding CRISPR-associated protein Cas4, translated as MYSEDELLPISALQHLAFCERQWALIHLERVWQDNVFTVEGKQLHEKVHEADSECRGGVKIIRSLRLRSFSLGLVGQADVVEFEESDPGNASIRIIEYKRGRPKIDHCDEVQLCAQALCLEEMLRALVSEGCFFYGKSRCRYQIIFTDALREETKTLARRLHELSEEKTTPHAHYGKRCESCSLIDVCLPKSTEKRRKASRYLGSIISSSLKQDMDGEENR; from the coding sequence ATGTATTCTGAGGACGAATTGCTGCCGATTTCTGCACTCCAGCACTTGGCATTTTGCGAGCGCCAATGGGCTTTGATACACCTTGAGCGGGTTTGGCAGGACAATGTGTTTACCGTGGAAGGAAAACAATTGCACGAGAAAGTCCACGAAGCCGACTCGGAATGTAGAGGGGGCGTAAAGATCATACGGTCCCTTCGTCTTAGGTCTTTCAGTCTGGGCCTTGTCGGGCAGGCCGATGTTGTGGAATTCGAGGAGTCTGACCCAGGAAATGCCTCTATTCGGATCATTGAATATAAGCGAGGTCGGCCGAAAATAGACCATTGCGACGAAGTGCAGCTCTGTGCACAGGCTCTTTGTTTGGAGGAGATGCTCAGGGCGCTCGTTTCCGAAGGCTGTTTCTTCTACGGAAAGTCAAGGTGTAGATATCAAATCATTTTCACAGATGCACTGCGGGAGGAAACTAAAACCTTAGCCAGGCGTTTGCATGAGCTATCCGAAGAAAAAACTACACCGCATGCCCATTACGGCAAACGTTGTGAAAGTTGTTCGCTGATTGACGTGTGTCTTCCGAAATCCACAGAGAAGAGAAGAAAGGCAAGCAGATATCTCGGATCGATTATTTCCTCATCGCTGAAGCAAGATATGGATGGAGAAGAAAATAGATGA
- the cas7c gene encoding type I-C CRISPR-associated protein Cas7/Csd2 has product MGQINKRYDFVIFFDVQDGNPNGDPDAGNLPRIDAETGMGLVTDVCLKRKVRNYVALTKNYHRPYDIYIKEKAVLGKSHWEAFENLGIPLGQESRNLIPKELEDAINDLALPEGLKIVEEDNQSLLVVEASADVKLIKDLIKDMNLGKEVKKFVDNVLKGSKARKPTAEETEKGREWMCKNFYDIRTFGAVLSLKTAPNCGQVRGPVQLTFARSVEPIVALEHSITRMAVATEAEAERQSGDNRTMGRKFTVPYALYRAHGFISAHLAAQTGFSQEDLDLFWEALVNMFEHDRSAARGMMCTRAVVAFEHQSALGNKAAYELFSRVSAERVSEGPARSFSDYRIALDSEPLKQVFNIIPVTN; this is encoded by the coding sequence ATGGGCCAGATCAACAAAAGGTACGATTTTGTTATTTTCTTTGATGTGCAGGACGGTAACCCTAACGGCGATCCAGACGCCGGGAATCTGCCTCGAATTGACGCAGAAACCGGCATGGGGCTAGTGACCGATGTTTGTTTGAAACGAAAAGTGCGAAATTATGTTGCGTTAACCAAAAACTACCATAGACCATACGACATATACATTAAAGAAAAGGCTGTGCTTGGTAAGTCACACTGGGAAGCGTTCGAAAATCTTGGCATCCCCTTAGGGCAAGAGAGTCGTAATCTGATTCCCAAAGAACTCGAGGATGCTATAAACGATTTGGCTTTGCCTGAGGGTTTAAAAATCGTGGAAGAAGACAATCAATCGTTGCTCGTTGTTGAAGCTAGCGCTGATGTTAAGTTGATCAAAGACTTGATCAAAGATATGAACCTCGGAAAAGAAGTAAAGAAGTTTGTTGATAACGTGCTTAAGGGATCAAAAGCAAGAAAGCCGACCGCGGAGGAAACCGAAAAAGGAAGGGAGTGGATGTGTAAGAATTTTTATGACATTAGAACTTTCGGCGCAGTGCTTTCACTAAAAACAGCTCCCAATTGCGGACAGGTTCGTGGTCCCGTTCAGCTTACCTTTGCACGCTCTGTCGAACCAATCGTCGCTTTAGAACACAGTATAACGCGGATGGCCGTAGCGACTGAGGCCGAAGCCGAAAGACAAAGCGGAGATAACCGCACCATGGGCCGAAAATTCACTGTACCTTACGCCCTTTATCGGGCACACGGGTTTATCTCCGCACATCTTGCCGCGCAAACAGGATTCTCTCAGGAAGACCTGGATCTCTTCTGGGAGGCGCTTGTTAACATGTTCGAACATGACCGTTCGGCGGCGCGTGGCATGATGTGCACCCGAGCAGTTGTTGCCTTCGAGCATCAGTCGGCCCTTGGCAACAAAGCTGCATACGAGCTTTTCTCTCGGGTGAGCGCGGAACGCGTTTCGGAAGGCCCTGCGCGCTCTTTCTCTGATTACCGGATAGCGCTTGATAGTGAACCATTGAAGCAAGTTTTTAATATTATACCTGTCACCAACTGA